In Paenibacillus phoenicis, one genomic interval encodes:
- the cyoE gene encoding heme o synthase, producing the protein MDKPLSVQASSESAALSVRPTPPGETATWRDFIALTKPGILRSNLIAAFAGFWVASRWELDYIQLIVMLLGTTLVMASSCVFNNYFDREMDTKMARTKNRVLPTGKLAPKTVLWYAVILGVLGLSVLFIFSGLLAGLFGAVGMFVYVVVYTLWLKRSSTWSTSVGAISGAMPPVIGYVAASGRIDLGTWMLFALLFLWQPPHFWALGIRRTEEYRAAGFPLLPVVKGIPRTKLQMIPYLALLIPIPILMYAYGYTGVWFLIIGCLLSVAWLLMALQGFRAKDNDAWAKRVFIFSVNYLTIALIVMILDTVRL; encoded by the coding sequence GTGGACAAACCATTAAGTGTTCAGGCTTCTTCGGAATCCGCTGCGTTGTCCGTGAGACCTACTCCTCCGGGAGAGACGGCGACTTGGAGAGATTTTATCGCCTTAACGAAACCGGGCATTTTGCGTTCGAATCTGATTGCGGCGTTTGCCGGGTTTTGGGTGGCTTCCCGCTGGGAGCTTGATTATATTCAATTAATTGTCATGTTGCTGGGGACGACGCTGGTGATGGCATCGTCCTGTGTCTTTAACAATTACTTCGACCGGGAGATGGATACGAAGATGGCCCGGACGAAGAATCGCGTCCTCCCCACGGGGAAGCTGGCTCCGAAGACGGTGTTATGGTATGCCGTCATCTTGGGAGTGCTGGGCCTTTCAGTGTTGTTTATTTTCTCCGGTCTGCTGGCCGGGTTGTTTGGTGCGGTAGGGATGTTTGTCTACGTGGTGGTGTATACGCTGTGGCTTAAGCGGAGCTCGACCTGGAGTACGTCGGTTGGTGCCATCTCCGGCGCCATGCCGCCTGTCATTGGCTATGTTGCGGCATCGGGACGGATCGATTTGGGAACTTGGATGCTGTTCGCCCTGTTGTTCCTCTGGCAACCGCCCCATTTCTGGGCGCTGGGGATTCGCCGTACCGAGGAATACCGGGCCGCTGGCTTCCCGCTGTTGCCGGTCGTGAAGGGCATTCCGCGCACGAAGTTGCAGATGATCCCTTATCTTGCATTGCTGATTCCGATTCCGATTTTGATGTATGCCTACGGCTATACGGGCGTTTGGTTCCTCATCATCGGCTGCCTGCTGTCGGTAGCTTGGCTGCTCATGGCACTTCAGGGATTCCGGGCTAAGGATAACGACGCTTGGGCGAAACGGGTATTTATTTTCTCAGTGAACTATTTAACGATTGCTTTAATCGTGATGATCTTGGATACGGTAAGGTTGTAA
- the trpS gene encoding tryptophan--tRNA ligase, with product MKRVLSGIQPSGKLTLGNYIGAIKNFVELQHDHACNFMIVDLHAITVPQEPAALTEQSEAVAALYLAAGIDPNKANVYLQSHVMQHAQLGWLLTTLTSMGELERMTQFKDKSAGKESVGVGLFVYPALMAADILIYNADLVPVGDDQKQHLELTRDLAGRFNHRFGEYFTLPEPYIPEVGARIMSLDDASKKMSKSNPNPGSYIALLDTPDEIRKKISRATTDSGREVRFDPATKPEISNLITIYSQCSGLTIAEVEQRYEGQMYGPFKKDLAEVVVSVLEPLQQRYREIRESGELRSILRQGAERASEMAEKTLQDVQRLMGFVGK from the coding sequence ATGAAGAGAGTATTATCTGGCATCCAGCCCAGCGGCAAACTGACACTAGGCAATTACATCGGGGCTATTAAGAACTTCGTGGAGCTGCAGCATGATCATGCCTGCAACTTTATGATCGTGGATTTGCACGCGATCACCGTTCCGCAGGAACCGGCAGCATTGACGGAGCAATCCGAAGCGGTTGCGGCGCTTTATCTCGCGGCCGGTATCGATCCGAATAAAGCAAATGTTTATCTGCAATCCCATGTGATGCAGCATGCCCAGCTCGGATGGCTGCTGACGACGCTCACCTCGATGGGCGAACTTGAACGAATGACCCAATTTAAAGACAAATCGGCCGGGAAGGAATCCGTTGGGGTTGGGCTGTTCGTCTATCCTGCTTTGATGGCGGCGGACATCTTGATTTATAACGCTGACCTGGTACCGGTTGGGGATGACCAGAAGCAGCATTTGGAATTAACCCGTGATTTAGCAGGACGGTTTAACCATCGGTTTGGCGAATACTTTACGCTGCCGGAGCCGTACATTCCTGAGGTTGGGGCACGCATCATGTCGCTGGATGATGCCTCCAAGAAAATGAGCAAAAGCAATCCGAACCCAGGCAGCTATATCGCTTTGCTGGACACGCCGGACGAAATCCGTAAGAAGATCAGCCGGGCAACGACCGATTCCGGACGCGAAGTGAGATTCGATCCGGCGACGAAACCGGAGATCAGCAACCTGATTACAATCTATAGCCAATGCTCGGGACTGACTATCGCAGAAGTGGAGCAGCGGTATGAAGGGCAAATGTATGGTCCGTTCAAAAAAGACTTGGCCGAAGTGGTCGTCAGTGTGCTGGAGCCGCTCCAACAGCGGTACCGTGAAATCCGCGAGTCGGGCGAGCTGCGCAGCATCTTGCGCCAAGGGGCGGAGCGCGCTTCCGAAATGGCTGAGAAAACGCTGCAGGATGTTCAGCGCCTGATGGGGTTTGTCGGAAAATAA
- a CDS encoding aldose 1-epimerase, with product MKKVTKGQWNGYDTYILHSRELEVTLLPRLGNNVIRIWDNVQQRDVLRHPEENELDFYLQKPYHFGIPLLTPPGRIRRGKFTYAGQEYQFDRNTANDNHIHGLHRTQSWCVSDIEEDDEGCTITTEFKTSDDPNWIRQYPEPLKLEMTLRLQGARLTQTFKITHLGQNPAPFGLGLHTWFRIDGEPGRWKVKLPVTELYELDEENIPNGKTAPLGIWDALNSGMNLQGVNCDTMLRIGDKPVEALMLRDDGYGLRYAADPEYFKFWVIYSKGEADQFFCIEPYTWLPDAPNLNLPASETGLIELTPQQTLELNLSLEMIYPNTGNDNEA from the coding sequence ATGAAAAAGGTGACCAAAGGGCAATGGAACGGTTACGATACGTACATCTTACATAGCCGCGAGCTTGAAGTCACGCTGCTACCTCGCCTAGGAAATAACGTCATTCGTATATGGGACAATGTCCAGCAGCGCGATGTGCTGCGTCATCCAGAAGAGAACGAACTTGATTTCTACCTGCAGAAGCCATATCATTTCGGCATCCCGCTCTTAACTCCCCCCGGACGCATTCGCAGAGGGAAATTCACGTATGCCGGGCAAGAATATCAATTTGATCGCAATACGGCAAATGACAACCACATCCACGGTCTGCACCGTACGCAAAGCTGGTGCGTGAGCGATATCGAAGAAGACGACGAAGGCTGCACCATCACAACGGAATTCAAAACCTCTGACGATCCAAATTGGATCCGTCAATATCCTGAGCCCTTGAAGCTGGAAATGACGCTCAGACTGCAAGGGGCAAGATTAACGCAAACCTTCAAAATTACGCACCTGGGTCAAAACCCGGCCCCCTTCGGTTTGGGGTTGCATACCTGGTTTCGAATTGACGGCGAGCCTGGGCGCTGGAAAGTGAAGTTGCCGGTGACGGAGCTTTACGAATTGGACGAGGAGAACATTCCTAACGGAAAGACCGCTCCGCTAGGGATATGGGATGCGTTAAACTCGGGCATGAATCTGCAAGGCGTGAATTGCGATACGATGCTGCGAATCGGAGATAAGCCGGTCGAAGCGTTGATGCTGCGCGACGACGGCTATGGCCTGCGCTACGCAGCGGATCCTGAGTATTTTAAATTTTGGGTGATCTACTCCAAGGGGGAAGCGGATCAATTCTTCTGCATTGAACCATACACTTGGTTGCCGGACGCTCCAAATTTGAACCTTCCCGCCAGTGAGACCGGGCTGATCGAATTGACGCCGCAACAAACGTTGGAATTAAATCTTTCCCTAGAAATGATCTATCCGAATACCGGTAATGATAACGAAGCTTAA
- a CDS encoding alpha/beta-type small acid-soluble spore protein — translation MAGQSRGSRNNLIVPQATAALQQLKFEAAQELGVQIPQDGYYGNYTSRETGSLGGYITKRLVQMAEQQLSGRSNL, via the coding sequence ATGGCAGGTCAAAGCCGCGGAAGCCGTAATAACCTTATTGTTCCTCAAGCAACTGCTGCGCTGCAACAACTGAAATTTGAAGCAGCTCAGGAATTGGGCGTACAAATTCCGCAAGACGGTTACTATGGGAACTATACTTCCCGTGAAACCGGTTCTCTTGGGGGCTATATCACGAAACGTTTGGTTCAAATGGCGGAGCAGCAATTGTCGGGTCGTTCGAACCTGTAA
- a CDS encoding M3 family oligoendopeptidase — MSRFVGTLQPTWDLETIFPGGSASKALRDHLDALERDIAAYQAKLQELQAPSTVEETKALDSLIVDLQAADSRLSEAGSFIGCLTAQDQHDKKALQLDAKVTSLNAAFNNVMTLFWNLLRLTNDEVWEAWMQREEIAPISFLLREKREQAREKLAPELENLVSDLAVDGYHGWGQHYDTIVAKVGVPFEEDNGEVKMLSVGQAANKLDDPDRNVRERVFPKWEEAWTKAEDYCADALNRLAGFRIKLYEKRGWDDILKEPLALNRMSKATLDAMWQVIVENKPKFVAYLERKAKLLGVEKLSWTDVDSPLGQAAGKITYEQAAEDIVQQFGKFSPKLAEFATMAFNKRWIEAEDRPGKRPGGFCTSLPLSKQTRIFMTFGGNVSNVYTLAHELGHAYHQYVMEELPRFSQDYAMNVAETASTFAEMILADAFVKNAADDQQKIVLLADKVQNSISFFMNIHARFLFETRFYEKRRQGFLDAAELCELMEEAQREAFQGALGSYHPHFWASKLHFYITDVPFYNFPYTFGYMFSTGIYAQALREGPSFAAKYDALLQDTGRMTVEELAAKHLGVDLTKPDFWRDAMAVCVADVDAFLELTQ; from the coding sequence ATGTCAAGATTCGTAGGAACCCTTCAACCCACTTGGGACCTGGAAACGATTTTCCCGGGAGGCTCTGCCTCCAAAGCGCTGCGAGATCATCTGGATGCTCTGGAACGGGACATTGCCGCATACCAGGCGAAACTGCAAGAGCTGCAGGCCCCGTCTACTGTAGAAGAGACCAAGGCGTTGGACAGCCTGATTGTGGATCTGCAAGCAGCAGACAGCCGTCTGTCCGAAGCCGGCAGCTTTATCGGCTGTTTGACGGCGCAAGACCAGCACGACAAGAAAGCTCTCCAGCTTGACGCCAAAGTCACTTCGTTAAACGCTGCATTCAATAACGTGATGACTTTATTCTGGAACCTGCTCCGATTGACGAACGATGAGGTGTGGGAAGCTTGGATGCAGCGGGAGGAAATCGCGCCGATCTCCTTCTTGCTTCGCGAGAAACGGGAGCAAGCGCGGGAGAAGCTTGCGCCGGAGCTGGAAAATCTGGTTTCCGATCTGGCAGTAGACGGTTACCACGGCTGGGGTCAGCATTATGATACGATCGTTGCCAAAGTGGGAGTCCCCTTTGAAGAGGACAATGGTGAGGTCAAAATGCTATCCGTCGGCCAAGCGGCCAACAAGCTGGATGATCCGGACCGGAACGTGCGCGAGCGCGTGTTTCCAAAATGGGAGGAAGCCTGGACCAAAGCGGAGGACTATTGTGCTGATGCGCTGAACCGCTTGGCAGGGTTCCGGATCAAATTGTACGAGAAACGCGGATGGGACGATATCCTGAAGGAACCGCTGGCCCTTAACCGGATGTCCAAAGCCACGCTGGATGCGATGTGGCAAGTGATCGTCGAGAACAAGCCGAAATTCGTCGCTTATCTGGAGCGCAAAGCCAAGCTGCTTGGGGTGGAGAAATTAAGCTGGACCGACGTGGATTCCCCGCTGGGCCAAGCCGCCGGCAAAATTACGTACGAACAGGCGGCCGAAGACATCGTCCAGCAGTTTGGCAAATTTAGCCCGAAGCTGGCGGAGTTCGCCACCATGGCGTTTAACAAGCGCTGGATCGAGGCCGAGGACCGTCCTGGTAAACGGCCGGGGGGATTCTGTACCTCTCTGCCGCTGAGCAAGCAGACGCGGATCTTCATGACGTTTGGCGGGAACGTATCCAACGTATATACGTTGGCGCATGAGCTGGGGCACGCCTATCACCAGTACGTGATGGAGGAGCTGCCGAGATTTAGTCAGGATTACGCGATGAACGTCGCGGAGACCGCTTCGACCTTCGCGGAAATGATCCTGGCTGACGCCTTCGTCAAAAATGCGGCAGATGATCAGCAGAAAATTGTTCTGCTCGCCGATAAGGTGCAAAATTCGATCAGCTTCTTCATGAATATTCATGCCCGCTTCTTGTTTGAAACCCGGTTCTATGAGAAACGCCGGCAGGGATTTTTGGATGCCGCCGAGTTGTGTGAATTGATGGAAGAAGCACAGCGCGAAGCCTTCCAGGGGGCGCTGGGCAGCTATCACCCGCATTTCTGGGCATCCAAGCTGCATTTCTATATCACAGATGTGCCTTTCTATAATTTCCCTTACACCTTTGGGTACATGTTCAGCACCGGAATTTATGCGCAAGCGCTGCGTGAAGGCCCAAGCTTTGCGGCGAAATATGATGCGCTGTTGCAAGACACCGGCCGGATGACAGTGGAAGAGCTGGCTGCCAAGCATCTGGGCGTGGATTTAACGAAGCCGGATTTTTGGCGCGATGCGATGGCGGTATGTGTGGCCGACGTTGACGCTTTCTTGGAATTAACCCAATAA
- a CDS encoding YycC family protein has product MRPLQISADTAVKLAAKLKVPVEHLMHMPQHILMQKIAELAKEEAGQPSAEAEAGDASQAGHEPEHS; this is encoded by the coding sequence ATGAGACCGTTGCAAATATCGGCGGATACCGCCGTGAAATTAGCCGCAAAACTCAAGGTGCCGGTCGAGCACCTTATGCATATGCCGCAGCACATTTTAATGCAAAAAATCGCAGAACTGGCGAAAGAAGAAGCAGGCCAGCCTTCCGCAGAAGCGGAAGCCGGAGATGCCAGCCAAGCCGGTCACGAACCGGAGCATTCATGA
- a CDS encoding DUF2225 domain-containing protein — MELEPLYQIKVTCIHCQSEFSTSRVRPSFKRAVRTDTDFCGYYQKENPDYYVVRVCPSCGFASTENSVSRLTDRQRALFQEAIGSRFNQKDYGGRRDWETAMETYKLALICAQTIGETDRIIASLLHHIAWLYRYKNNVEQEKRFLEYSLEAYIRVYEKEGVGGSDARLMYLIGELNRRIGKYNDAVKWFGRVINDKRIMDAAMIRASREQWALLREEMMNGGHELPEEMRG, encoded by the coding sequence TTGGAACTTGAACCGCTTTATCAGATCAAGGTCACTTGCATCCATTGCCAGAGTGAATTTTCGACCTCGCGTGTGCGTCCGAGCTTTAAACGGGCTGTACGTACGGATACGGATTTTTGCGGCTATTATCAGAAGGAGAATCCGGATTATTACGTCGTTCGGGTATGCCCGTCCTGCGGTTTTGCATCGACGGAAAATTCGGTATCCCGCTTGACCGACCGGCAAAGAGCCCTCTTCCAAGAGGCGATCGGCAGCCGGTTTAACCAGAAGGACTATGGCGGGCGCCGGGATTGGGAGACTGCGATGGAGACGTACAAGCTGGCGCTGATTTGCGCACAAACCATCGGCGAAACCGACCGGATTATTGCCAGCTTGCTGCATCATATTGCTTGGTTGTATCGATACAAGAACAACGTCGAACAGGAGAAGCGTTTTCTGGAGTATTCGCTGGAAGCCTACATCCGCGTTTACGAAAAAGAAGGCGTCGGCGGCAGCGATGCCCGCCTGATGTATTTGATCGGCGAGCTGAACCGGCGGATTGGCAAGTACAACGACGCAGTCAAATGGTTTGGGCGCGTCATTAATGACAAGCGGATCATGGATGCGGCGATGATTCGGGCATCCCGCGAGCAATGGGCGCTGCTGCGCGAAGAAATGATGAATGGCGGACATGAGCTGCCTGAGGAAATGCGCGGTTGA
- a CDS encoding globin domain-containing protein, translated as MNQGLSLYDNLGGEETIRRLVEAFYPRVQRDPLLGPLFPEDITPVMEKQFMFLSQFFGGPSLYSDAFGHPMMRARHLPFPVTTERAEAWLACMKAALEEIGVEEPLRGIVLERLSGPAFHFVNTP; from the coding sequence ATGAATCAAGGCTTGAGTCTATACGACAACCTCGGCGGAGAAGAGACGATTCGGCGGTTGGTGGAAGCCTTCTATCCGCGGGTTCAACGTGATCCGTTGTTAGGACCCTTATTCCCGGAAGACATTACTCCGGTCATGGAGAAGCAATTTATGTTCTTGTCGCAGTTTTTTGGAGGCCCGTCCCTCTACTCTGATGCCTTTGGTCATCCGATGATGCGTGCCCGGCATTTGCCGTTTCCGGTGACGACGGAACGCGCCGAGGCTTGGCTGGCCTGCATGAAAGCTGCGCTGGAGGAGATTGGAGTCGAGGAGCCGCTGCGAGGGATCGTGCTGGAGCGTCTGTCCGGCCCGGCTTTTCATTTCGTGAACACACCTTAG
- the ylbJ gene encoding sporulation integral membrane protein YlbJ, with protein sequence MKFQRLTAVLLLVAALMLAVLMACYPEASWQAGVRGLAIWWDVLFPSLFPFFVISEVLLGFGIVHFLGKLLDPLMKPLFRIPGSGGFVLAMGFASGYPVSAKLATKLREQRLVSRVEGERLVSFTTSSDPIFLIGAVSVGFFGNPKLAGALALTHYGGALLIGLVMRFYRPDRNLPADPGEGDESGRFSLKLALKAMHEARVQDGRSLGELLRQAVASSLQLMTVVGGLVVFFSVILEVLTASGFMGFLYTGFQQLLPLLGLPSQLAEPLMGGLFEVTLGAKASAAPEGIPLQFKAAAAAFILSWGGLSVHAQVASILNGADLRYFPFLIARLLHAVISAGLLLLLWNPLMGAAPAWAIHPPEFGGQEVLYGWGAVPGASRFFLVTLAILLILSFLAEIIRRQRHRK encoded by the coding sequence ATGAAATTCCAACGCTTAACGGCTGTTTTGTTGCTCGTTGCCGCGCTGATGCTGGCCGTTCTGATGGCCTGTTACCCGGAAGCTTCCTGGCAGGCAGGGGTTCGCGGCCTCGCCATCTGGTGGGACGTGCTGTTCCCGTCCCTATTCCCGTTCTTCGTCATATCCGAAGTGCTGCTAGGCTTTGGGATTGTGCATTTTCTCGGCAAGCTGCTGGACCCGCTGATGAAGCCCTTGTTTCGGATCCCGGGCAGCGGCGGGTTCGTGCTGGCGATGGGGTTTGCTTCCGGCTACCCCGTCAGCGCCAAGCTGGCGACCAAGCTGCGCGAGCAACGGCTCGTTTCCCGTGTAGAGGGAGAACGACTTGTCTCGTTCACGACGTCATCCGACCCCATCTTTCTCATCGGGGCGGTCTCTGTCGGCTTCTTTGGCAATCCGAAGCTGGCCGGGGCGCTCGCTTTGACCCATTATGGAGGGGCCCTGCTGATCGGCCTGGTCATGCGCTTCTACCGTCCGGACCGAAACTTGCCGGCAGATCCCGGTGAAGGCGATGAATCCGGGCGCTTCAGCCTGAAGCTGGCGCTTAAGGCCATGCATGAAGCCCGGGTTCAGGACGGACGCAGCCTCGGAGAGCTGCTGCGGCAGGCAGTTGCCTCCTCCCTGCAGCTGATGACCGTAGTAGGCGGCCTGGTCGTATTTTTTTCCGTGATCCTGGAGGTGCTCACCGCTTCGGGCTTCATGGGCTTCCTATATACCGGGTTCCAACAGCTGCTGCCGCTGCTGGGTCTGCCCAGCCAGTTAGCCGAGCCCCTCATGGGCGGCTTGTTTGAAGTCACCTTGGGCGCTAAAGCATCCGCGGCGCCGGAGGGAATCCCTTTGCAGTTCAAAGCCGCAGCAGCAGCTTTCATTCTCTCTTGGGGGGGCTTATCGGTTCATGCCCAAGTGGCCAGCATCTTAAATGGAGCTGACCTGCGTTATTTTCCTTTTCTAATCGCTAGGCTCCTTCATGCCGTGATTTCCGCCGGGCTGTTGCTGCTTCTCTGGAACCCCCTGATGGGGGCCGCGCCGGCGTGGGCGATTCATCCTCCTGAGTTTGGAGGCCAAGAAGTGCTTTACGGTTGGGGGGCTGTTCCGGGAGCGTCCCGTTTCTTCCTGGTGACCCTGGCCATCCTACTTATTTTGTCATTCCTGGCCGAAATCATTCGCCGCCAGCGGCACCGAAAATGA
- a CDS encoding NAD kinase, producing MRYFVLDRGDQLSVELSQTFHKLAAQHGLELDAKSPDIVVSIGGDGTMLHAFHTFIDQIPSIAFVGIHTGHLGFYADWKADEIPELVEMMSGHADPGLLRPRIVRYPLIDLEIQKRSGSSSHICLNEFTLKGVDGTVVAQVDINDQMFEMFRGDGICVSTPSGSTAYNKSLGGAMIHPTIEALQITEIASINNRVFRTLGSPLVLPKHHHCDIYSRKEQRLLLTIDHVNLPMDDLVSVRCQVSDQKISFVRYRPFPFWNRVRNAFLD from the coding sequence TTGAGATACTTTGTACTTGACCGCGGCGATCAGCTGTCTGTGGAATTAAGCCAAACCTTTCATAAGCTTGCTGCGCAGCATGGGCTTGAGCTGGATGCGAAATCCCCGGACATCGTTGTCTCCATCGGCGGAGACGGCACAATGCTTCATGCCTTCCATACGTTTATCGATCAGATTCCTTCCATCGCATTTGTAGGAATTCACACGGGCCATCTGGGCTTTTACGCCGACTGGAAAGCCGACGAAATTCCTGAGCTGGTGGAAATGATGAGCGGTCATGCAGATCCCGGCTTGCTCAGGCCGCGCATCGTCCGTTACCCCTTAATCGATCTGGAGATTCAGAAGAGGTCGGGCAGCTCTTCCCACATTTGCTTAAACGAATTTACGCTGAAGGGCGTCGATGGCACTGTGGTTGCCCAAGTGGACATCAATGACCAAATGTTCGAAATGTTCCGCGGCGACGGCATTTGCGTATCCACCCCCTCTGGCAGTACTGCCTATAACAAGAGCTTGGGGGGAGCGATGATCCATCCGACGATTGAAGCGCTGCAGATCACAGAGATCGCTTCGATCAACAATCGGGTGTTCCGGACGCTAGGCTCTCCGTTGGTGCTGCCCAAGCATCATCATTGCGACATTTATTCGCGCAAGGAACAGCGCTTATTGCTGACCATTGACCACGTCAACCTGCCGATGGACGATCTAGTGTCCGTACGCTGCCAGGTGTCGGATCAGAAGATCAGCTTTGTCCGTTATCGGCCGTTTCCGTTTTGGAACCGGGTCCGCAATGCGTTCCTGGACTAA
- a CDS encoding S41 family peptidase, whose translation MILSSFRKYAFIPMLSLALLGLPQTVGAAGTAGAAGTTAAGTIIQLGTSETSTDLQTLQEVLNYLEAYNIEGVERQEFLDNAIRGMVYTLDDPYSDYYSKDELESFENSVNQEFVGIGVTLRFYNNKLYITDVLPNSPASKAGLLAGDIITKVDAKPVTSSEDVARIQGEENTQVTITINRNGQALVFPITRAHFSLPSVTGKVIPSSKVGYIAVTSFSDTADEEFAQKLAALRKEGIGALVLDLRDNLGGYVESAANIAKQFMKEGILMYTSGQSGELQPVEITGGQDIGMPVVVLTNGLTASASEILTGALRDNGIAKVVGDQTYGKARIQNVFPLSNGSSLKLTVQAYLTPNKLDFNHVGLKPDVEVKNNAAAQLITGMYAAGVRHISVSGGPASLNINGAAFPGYIDVIQDGKLIYAPSRLLSSLIQGTPVWNSKNGKLTITDSLGKQTGFTLAAKTIKVVDGEAYLELHEFQKKYPKLTWSYKQGILNLSMK comes from the coding sequence ATGATCTTAAGCTCATTCCGCAAGTATGCATTCATCCCGATGTTGTCCCTCGCCTTGCTGGGCTTGCCCCAGACGGTTGGAGCGGCCGGGACGGCAGGCGCTGCCGGTACCACCGCAGCTGGAACGATCATTCAGCTGGGAACGTCAGAAACCTCCACAGACCTTCAGACACTTCAGGAAGTGCTGAACTACCTGGAAGCCTACAACATTGAAGGCGTTGAGCGTCAGGAGTTTCTCGATAATGCGATACGCGGCATGGTTTATACGCTGGACGATCCCTATAGCGATTACTATTCCAAGGATGAACTGGAGAGCTTCGAGAATAGCGTAAATCAGGAGTTCGTTGGCATCGGAGTTACGCTTCGCTTCTATAACAACAAGCTGTACATCACCGACGTGTTGCCCAATTCTCCAGCCTCCAAAGCCGGCCTTCTGGCAGGCGATATCATCACCAAGGTGGATGCGAAGCCGGTAACCAGCAGCGAGGATGTCGCACGGATTCAAGGGGAGGAAAATACCCAAGTCACCATTACGATCAACCGTAACGGACAGGCTCTAGTATTTCCGATCACAAGAGCGCATTTCTCATTGCCTTCCGTCACCGGCAAGGTCATTCCTTCCAGCAAGGTCGGCTACATCGCCGTGACCTCCTTCTCCGATACAGCGGATGAGGAATTTGCGCAAAAATTAGCAGCCCTGCGCAAGGAAGGGATTGGCGCTCTCGTACTGGACCTGCGTGACAATCTTGGCGGTTACGTCGAATCGGCGGCCAACATCGCCAAGCAGTTCATGAAGGAGGGGATCCTGATGTACACCTCCGGCCAAAGCGGAGAGCTGCAGCCCGTTGAAATCACGGGTGGCCAAGACATCGGGATGCCGGTCGTGGTGCTGACCAACGGTCTGACCGCCAGCGCATCGGAAATCTTGACGGGGGCGCTGCGCGACAACGGAATCGCCAAGGTTGTGGGGGATCAAACTTACGGGAAGGCGCGCATTCAGAACGTATTCCCGCTGTCCAACGGCAGCTCATTGAAGCTGACAGTCCAAGCCTACTTGACGCCAAATAAGCTGGATTTCAACCATGTGGGGCTGAAGCCGGACGTTGAGGTGAAGAACAATGCAGCAGCGCAGTTGATTACCGGGATGTATGCAGCCGGGGTACGGCATATCAGCGTATCCGGCGGACCTGCCTCGCTGAACATTAACGGAGCGGCTTTCCCGGGATATATCGATGTGATTCAGGACGGCAAACTCATTTACGCCCCTTCCCGCTTATTATCGTCGCTGATTCAAGGAACGCCGGTGTGGAATTCGAAGAACGGGAAGTTAACCATCACCGATTCGCTTGGGAAGCAAACCGGATTTACCTTGGCCGCCAAAACGATCAAAGTTGTAGATGGTGAAGCTTATCTCGAGCTGCACGAGTTCCAGAAGAAATATCCGAAGCTGACATGGAGCTATAAACAAGGTATACTGAACTTATCTATGAAGTAA
- a CDS encoding YutD family protein produces MIQIGGRTYELIRNYRDAWDPEAFKQRYSEVLDRYDYIIGDWGYEKLRLKGFLRDNHPKANRDTAYSGITDYINEYCNFGCAYFVLQKVRDNHKDKDAAKDKDAGNGKDVQVQETETAPE; encoded by the coding sequence TTGATTCAAATTGGCGGCAGAACCTACGAATTGATTCGGAATTATCGGGATGCGTGGGATCCTGAAGCGTTTAAGCAGCGTTACAGCGAAGTGCTTGACCGCTATGATTACATTATTGGGGATTGGGGTTACGAGAAGCTCCGCCTCAAGGGTTTTCTGCGGGACAACCATCCCAAGGCCAATCGGGATACCGCGTATTCCGGCATCACGGATTATATTAACGAATACTGCAATTTCGGCTGTGCTTATTTCGTTCTTCAGAAGGTGCGGGACAACCATAAGGACAAGGACGCAGCGAAGGACAAAGATGCCGGAAACGGTAAAGACGTTCAAGTACAGGAAACAGAAACGGCCCCCGAATAA